The Triticum aestivum cultivar Chinese Spring chromosome 6D, IWGSC CS RefSeq v2.1, whole genome shotgun sequence genomic sequence cgcccgactttgccaagttgcccggaggcttgggggctactgtcggagtaattggacacaggtatcccgaagacggcaagacaatatttcaagacatcggggctagcaaagcccctcggtccgactgcccggccgctcctgccggctccccgtccgactgctccacccggccggctgcccggccggctgccagctgaccgactgcaccgactagccggctgccgactgcagtccgacccggcatcgacaagacaccgacgagacggccataccgcggacaagacaaccgtaccgcgacaccgtcatgtatagtgtcacttgtcccctggcactattcatgaagtgacctaggggacaagcatgacatgcaccatgccttgctcccatacctccacatagcttagatacaaagctacctcacactataaaaggagccatccatccatccatccacacacTCACTCTCACGCACactcacggccatgagcatggccggccactagcatgcccTATATGCATATACCAAatcagatgcacttggcactgatctcagatacagctccaggagcaaccctgtaccagatatactacagatacacagacatgcaggagtaggggtattatctctccggagagccccgaacctgggtaaactaccgcgtgctactcgcatacccgctcccggtcctatcagcagcagtcttaccctcacacaaagcccttgtggcatctgtcgattcacacccccccgtgagaataccacgacagtgtACAAACGAGTAACGTGTTGCCATGATTTTTGTATCTATGCTTCAATGGGAGTTTTCTCGTGTTGCACATGTGTCTCTTTGCTGTTGCATgtgttgttcagaatttcagatatGTTAGTCTTCATATCATGTGAATTGCGATGCATTTTCAACGATTTGTTGTAATGAACGGGGTATTGTTGCATACATATAACTATTTGTTATGTGGTCACATTTGAGACGTTGCAATATTTGTCTGATTGTTTACGCGAGTGGGGATACATGTTATGTGTGAGAAAAAATGCATGCAAAATTTTATGTTGGGATGGTCAAAAGGCCCAAATTTGGAACTTAAAATAGATCTGACACTTGAGTGGCTTAATGTTTTCCGTTCCAGCCGACTAATGTTTGTCGTTGCTTTTCCCCTTTTTTCCTGAACCGATTAACCCTAGTTTTGTTTGCAGAACTTGAGCCTACGTTAGAGATTGAGAGATCATACTCTCATGCTTAAAAAGAATCATGTTTAATTTTACTCCTTCCTTCGTCCGACCTTCCCTAGGTACATTGTTCCTAGCCCCCTTCCCCCTCCCAATTTTTTTTTCTCCTCCCATCTCTATATGACTATTATTGTATTTTTTTAAAATGCCTCAATTATCCCAAGTGTTAATTTAGTCGACAATTGAAGTCATTTTTTCTATGTCATTACAATACCAATAAAATGTCAGGTAAATCAAGGTGTTTTGTAGGAAAAGACACTAAAATGTAGTgttatctctactacttaaaaagagtACGTTCCTTTCCTTGCCACCAGAACACTTTGTCAACCGGATCTCCCTCCCACCACGTTTCTTCATCGGGGTATTTTTCGTTCAACCAGGTTTTTAGTCCCACCGCACCCTTTTTCACACCTTCCCCGTACGCTAATCAATCACcataatttacttaccttctgcaCCAATTTCATTTTAGTTTACTTacaaacatttatttacacaatcacggACAATATTCGATATACATTATTTACACAATCACGGACACgatttgataaacatttatttataCGATCACATTAATATGAGCGGGTTTTTAAATCACATGCTGGCGTACTAAAATATGTATAGTCTATTGCAATGCACGAGCATTGTTCTATTAAATGTATAAATGAGAGACCCGTAAAAAAGCCTATCCTATTGGAATATATTGACGCATATGTTGCAACAGGCAATTACCTACGAAAAACCTTCACATCGCAAACAGCGGGCTCCAAAACAAGATTACCTATTCCGCGCGTAGGTCGCCAGGAAGCGCGGAAACGGGTACCCCCCTCACGCGCTATTTTTTGTATGGGTCGGCCCATTTTCCAATTTCATCTCCACTTGTTTTGGGAAGGTGAAACTTCCCTGAAtatgtttttcttttcctttcttttcttaatttcttttttctttttctatttcctttttcctttcccATGTTTTACTTTTTTCTTTCTTCATTTCTTCATTTTACCTTTTAATTTATTTTTTACTATTCCTTTTTGTTTTTCAACTTGCGAACATCTTTCAAAcgagtgaacattttttgaaattcatgtaCGTTTTTTGAAATCATGCatttttttaaaattcgtgaacatttttcacaAATTCTTGAACATATTTCTAAATCCTGAAAAATTacgaattcatgaactttttttgaaattgcataaaAAAATTGCACTCGGGAACACATTTTTGAACCgggaaatattttttgaaatttgggaACAGTTTTTGGAATTCCTGAGCTTTTTTTACGTACATTTTTtgtgttcatgattttttaaatctgcggaaattttttgaatttgggAAGAATTATTGAAATTCTCAACCATTTTTTGAATGTTTGAACATTTATagaaattcatgaacactttttgaaaatttatgatttttctaaaaatcatgaacatttgttGAATCTGTGAGGATTTATAATTTTCCAAACATTTTTCGATTCatgaaatattttttgaattcacgaaAAAACCAACAACAAAGGGGCTTCCTGCCCGGCACATGGGCCGCCCCGTAGTTCACCTCCAAAACCAGCTTACTCCTATTTAACTGGGCTTTGCCAGGCCCGGTTCCAAAAGACTCGCCTCGGAATTGTAGCCCATCGCGGTCGCGTCGTATACTACAACGGGTTGACCCGGCGCTCCCGTCCAATCCGATCCAAATCTGCTTCCGCAAGCGACCCACTAAGCCGATCTCTCCCCCTTCTCTCCCCTGCGCTGCATCTTCCGTCCCCAACCAGACCACCACCAACCTGCGACGACGATCCGCACGCGAATCCACCTCGAGAAACCCTAGCTAGTCCCGGCCCGGCATGGCCTACGTGGACCACGCCTTCTCCATCACCGACGAGGACGACCTCGTCGGCGGGGCCGTAGGGGGCCCGCGCGGCGCCCCCGTCAAGGAGAtcgccttcgccgccgccctcctcgccTTCGGGGCCCTCGGCGTCGTCGCCGGCCTCTTCATGGCCGCCAACCAAGTCGGCGGTGACACCGCGCACGGTGAGATCGAATCTCTTTTCGCCCCTCTCCGCTTCCATTTTCTTCTTTCCCTATATGCCTATAAGAAGAATTGTTACTGCATCTAGGACCCTGAAGTTTTTCGAAAGTCATCTtttgatcccgagctcatatgctcccgcatgaacagtaaaatcgaaaaaaattcaaaaaaattccaatttttttttgagagaaacattgacaaaagttctaagtgcctgcaaaaattcatcatgaaatcacattcctgtaaggcgtggcaaaaaaaaacaaattcagtgcttcaaaatgcttttgaaagtagcttttttagagtactgtttttgttttttttgccatgccttctaggaatgtgatttcgcGACGAATTTtggcaggcacttagaacttttgtcaatgtttctcccaaaaaaaatttggaattttttgaatttttttgatattttttcgattttactgttcatgcgggagcatacgAGCTCGGGATCAATTCCTCCGCGTGTTTTTGCAGTTTTCTAACTACTGCTGTATGAGTGTCTTAAGAGCTACTAGTAATTCATGGCTAGAAGTAGTATTTCTAAGGTTGTGACTTGTGAGAGAGGAATTGATTGAGGTTTATTTGGCTGAGACATAGTATTTACTCCGTAGTACTAGTTGTTTGGGAGCTGGATAGGTGACTTATTTTTCTGGTATATATGAGTATGACCAAGTGATTGCTGAGAAATATGTGGGCATTTGTAAGGCCTTAGGAAAATTTAGGTGTGTATGAGATGCTTGCGTTTTCTGAGGTCTCTAGTACTTTGGGCTCAAATTAGGGGTGCTTGTATTCAAACTGCACAATGTTCATAGTGAAGTGCTCCAGGAAACCCAGCAGTGAGAACTACGGAGAGTGGGTACTAAGAGCTTCTCATCACCACTACGAAGTGTAGTATAGACTATAGTTAGGTTATTAAAAAACAATCCCAATATTCCTCTCATCTCTAATATATGTAATCATGGTGTGGCTTTATGGTAGGATGTCAGTTGTACATGTGAAACTGAAAAATAAAATGTTTTGATTTGCAAAGCAAAAGCTTGGACATTTTGCTTGCACTTTGACTCTCATTCTAAGTATTGATGCAATATGAATGTTTCagtagcacttctgaagatatctgCTTGAATAAACTTTGTCTATAATTGCCGCTGGAATTTTTGCCCCTTACTCAAACATCTGCAACTATCTCTTTGGAACAGGAATCTTCTTCATGGTTTTGGGCATTGTAATGTTCATCCCTGGATTCTACTACACAAGAATTGCTTACTACGCATACAAAGGATACAAGGGCTTCTCTTTTTCAAACATCCCACCAATCTAAATAACAGGTGTTTGCAAACTCGTTCGGGTCCTTCCGTCCAATGGCTCTACTGATAAAGCAAGCAGCCTTGTTGTTCTCGTTGATCGTATGTATACATTCCTTCTGCTTTGTAGAATGAACTACTGGTAGATTTGTGCATATAAATGCTACCATAATCATGTATTATGGTGTAGTGGGCAGAAAGGTTGTCAACTGTGTGATTATGTTGAGTTGCTGGAGTGTGCTGCCTCCCATGTCTGAGAGGAAGAACATTATGTGGAATATGTTACTGTGTAGTAAGATCTTTGGCTGCCTGCATTCTCTGAACTGTTTTTATGCGTTCTCTTTAGCAATCTATGTGCCTTTCATCTCATCCGAGTAAGATGCCTCAACTGCATAGTAAATGTTTCTTATTGTGGTGGTCATTATCAATTCCAACTGAAGTCAGAGGCACAAAGTTGTTTCTAGTTACTGTGATTTGCTCAGCTCAACACCGAAAGTGTTTTTTGTGTTATTCCATTCATTTTTATCCCTGAACAGTTGGTTAGTGCACATTTAGAGCAATAATGATGATGTATCACAGCTTCTTCAGCCTTTGATGCTACAAAGAATTTATCATATCAATAGGAGCTACAACTTCCGAGCACATCACCACTCAAAACTCTTCTTCCAGGTTCAAATGTTTAGGTTCAGGCAGTGGTTCTTGCCTTGATGCAGCAGTAGCTTAACTTTCTTCCGATCTGCAATGTAAGGCTGTATACGTACGTTGCTGCCAATCTATGAAATTCTGTGGGTTCAAAAAGAGAGAGTTTATATCTGACGATATAAATACATTTCGATGAGATGAAAATTGACCAAGTTACAAActtatttagtactccctccgttccgaaataattgTCGTTGGGAGTTTCTAGTGCAATTTCCGCCGCGTTACGACATTTCTGTCGTTTCCGAAACTACCCTCCCACTCTCTTGCTCGCTCAGCTCAGCCACTCGCTCGCTGGCTCCCGAACCCCTAGCTCACCGCCACCGGCGCCTCTCCGTCGCACGCGTCGCCGGCGCCTCTACCCCGCACGCAGcgcctccgcctctccctctcgcgtCGTCGCCGCCTTTCCATGTTGCCATACgccgtcgcctctccctcttcaAGATTTCATTTTCACTCCGGCGGCTGGATCTGAAGCGCGGCTGCTCCACCTTCCTCAGGGTGGCGGGGATCTCCGGCGGCTGGATCTGAAGCGCGGCTGCTCCACCTTCCTCAGGGTGGCGGGGATCTCCGGCTCGCTGCGCAGGGGAAGGGCCCGACCGCCGGCGGCCGCTGCGGGCAGAATGGGAACTCCGTCGGCGACGTCGTCGGCGTCGGCGTCCCAGGGACAGGGCACGGCGGCACGCACTGCCGTTGCCGCCGTCCGCCAGCGCGCCGCTGGCCGACAGGAGCAGCCACAGCCACGAGGCCACGACGAGCAGGACTGCCGGCGACGGGTTGGTGCAGTCCCGCGAGGACCGCGCCGTGTGGGATGCCGAGACGACGTTGCCAGAGAAGGAGTCTCCGACTACCTCACGCCCACCGCTGGCCTGCACATTAGGTAACCCACCCGCCGCTGGCCTGCATATCACTG encodes the following:
- the LOC123144113 gene encoding transmembrane protein 230, with protein sequence MAYVDHAFSITDEDDLVGGAVGGPRGAPVKEIAFAAALLAFGALGVVAGLFMAANQVGGDTAHGIFFMVLGIVMFIPGFYYTRIAYYAYKGYKGFSFSNIPPI